The proteins below are encoded in one region of Drosophila santomea strain STO CAGO 1482 chromosome 3R, Prin_Dsan_1.1, whole genome shotgun sequence:
- the LOC120451565 gene encoding band 4.1-like protein 4A isoform X6, which produces MNCLCRPSRIMSVRINLLDETEFIHEIKDDLPGQALLDVVFARLNLIETSYFGIRYIDDEKQTHWLDPASRISRQLKPKSDPYDLYFGVKFYAADPCKLLEEITRYQLFLQVKQDVLQGRLPVAFELAAELGAFVVQSELGDYDQRRHSKGYVSEFRLLPNQSNELETRVSELHQQLKGMSPSSAELNYLDKVKWHDMYGVDLHPVLGEDSVEYFLGLTPSGIVVLRNKTTVAHYYWPRIAKVYYKGRYFMLRISDKNNELSTYGFETPRKSACKHLWRCCVEHHAFFRQVRVAPLPSSQSHAADLFQLGSRFRHSRPDKQTEKDALSAGRSPPAFTRTPSKRQPRRVIDDFFNSHSNGNGHGHGNGNGNGNGASGASGAGTLGGGSHMGNRPLPQPGMGTISNNYDSPYRSTYSIPTSLGIRPCHQQQNNNSSSYNNNSGGNLQTPDSPRSTRSAPWPRSQQRSLFGHNPSSPRSVRSASTAGGGLHHHHSHHSHGHGTSHHPHHQSSTAGATSSSSQHHRQQRASSSSASHQQQRYRSSSVESHSSNDSRSTRKHKHRHRRTSDNESELSRGSGRSGRSGRSHHRKHRRSHRHRRDSAGGSDHDSTRGRSYSGHRSSSMRSGSAELIDSTSQWREVQRRQAEASLGQSSVQQAAVSKSSMVARSLHSNDSHSDTHSHHKSRRHRKNKSPSESRSRMWNSELAKHLQFDLVDTEGMSEQQLREIPYTVVETTSKRSNSNLKIHKSNSKSSVGAKSTGSGNTITNGSGSGNAGQARNRVDRIRGLYYQSTHPHEANGGPGAGGHAPKNGSIRSASTISSRECERNNGLVRMMSSMSMGDFISPTGSNLSPLENSALRVSHEHTDSGLGADQDYAYSSERSSDSTRYGTNKSSGASSGSHRKSGGSAGGNYNNLMQQTSAIPKPADHAPAAGVNCSSNPPPTAFCKLWLQQQQQQQQQQLQQHQHQQQQQQQQSQQQQLYEQQQAWL; this is translated from the exons GATGATTTGCCCGGCCAGGCTCTGCTGGATGTCGTCTTCGCCAGGCTCAATTTAATCGAGACCTCATACTTCGGCATACGTTACATAGACGACGAGAAGCAGACG CACTGGCTAGATCCTGCGTCGCGCATCTCCCGTCAACTGAAACCCAAGTCGGATCCCTATGACTTGTACTTCGGTGTGAAGTTCTACGCCGCCGATCCCTGCAAGCTGCTGGAGGAAATAACCAG GTATCAACTTTTCCTGCAAGTCAAACAGGATGTCCTGCAGGGACGACTGCCCGTGGCTTTTGAGCTGGCTGCCGAGCTGGGAGCCTTTGTGGTGCAGT CCGAACTTGGTGACTATGATCAGCGGCGCCATTCGAAGGGCTACGTGTCCGAGTTCCGGCTGCTCCCCAACCAGAGCAACGAGCTGGAAACCCGCGTCTCCGAGCTCCACCAGCAGCTCAAGGGAATGTCGCCCTCCAGTGCGGAGCTCAACTATCTGGACAAAGTCAAATGGCACGATATGTACGGCGTGGATTTGCATCCCGTTCTG GGCGAGGACAGCGTGGAGTACTTCCTGGGCCTGACTCCAAGCGGGATTGTCGTGCTGCGCAACAAGACGACGGTGGCTCATTACTATTGGCCGCGCATTGCCAAAGTTTATTATAAAGGACGCTATTTTATGCTCAGGATAAGcgataaaaat AACGAGCTGAGCACCTACGGATTCGAGACGCCTCGCAAGTCGGCCTGCAAGCACTTATGGCGCTGCTGCGTGGAGCACCATGCCTTCTTCAGGCAGGTGCGAGTGGCTCCTCTGCCCAGTTCGCAGTCGCATGCCGCCGATTTGTTCCAGCTGGGATCGCGCTTCAGGCACAG TCGCCCGGACAAGCAAACGGAGAAGGATGCACTTTCCGCCGGACGATCGCCGCCCGCCTTCACCCGTACTCCCTCGAAGCGCCAGCCGCGCCGCGTGATTGATGACTTTTTTAACAGCCACAGCAATGGaaatggccatggccatggcaatgggaatgggaatgggaacggAGCAAGTGGCGCAAGTGGAGCGGGCACATTAGGAGGCGGCAGCCACATGGGCAACAGGCCGCTGCCCCAGCCCGGAATGGGCACCATCTCCAA CAACTACGACAGCCCCTATCGCTCCACCTACAGCATACCCACCAGCTTGGGCATCAGACCctgccaccagcagcagaacAACAACTCCagcagctacaacaacaacagcggggGCAACCTGCAAACGCCCGACTCCCCGAGGAGCACGCGGAGTGCTCCCTGGCCCAGATCCCAGCAGCGATCCCTCTTCGGCCACAATCCGTCGAGTCCGCGTTCCGTGAGATCGGCGAGTACGGCCGGCGGCGGGCTGCACCACCATCACAGCCACCACAGCCACGGCCACGGCACCAGCCACCATCCGCACCACCAGTCCTCGACAGCGGGGGCCACCTCCTCGTCCTCGCAGCACCACCGACAGCAGCgggccagctcctcctccgcctcccatcagcagcagcgataCCGCTCCAGTTCCGTGGAGAGCCACTCCTCCAACGACTCGCGGTCCACGCGCAA GCACAAGCACCGTCATCGCCGCACCTCTGATAACGAAAGCGAGCTCTCAAGAGGATCAGGTCGCTCTGGAAGATCAGGACGCTCGCATCATCGCAAGCACCGCCGTTCGCACCGGCATCGAAGGGATTCAGCCGGAGGATCCGACCACGACAGCACCCGAGGACGCAGCTACTCCGGCCATCGCAGCTCCTCGATGAGGAGTGGAAGTGCTGAGCTCATCGACTCCACGTCGCAGTGGAGGGAAGTGCAACGTCGCCAGGCGGAGGCCAGCTTGGGCCAGAGTTCCGTGCAGCAGGCGGCTGTCTCCAAGAGCAGCATGGTGGCCAGGAGTCTCCACAGCAACGACAGCCACTCGGACACCCATTCGCACCACAAGTCCAGGAGGCATCGCAAGAACAA ATCCCCATCGGAATCGCGAAGCCGCATGTGGAACAGTGAGCTGGCGAAGCACCTGCAGTTCGACCTGGTGGACACGGAGGGCATGTCGGAGCAGCAGCTACGGGAGATTCCCTACACGGTGGTGGAGACCACCTCGAAGAGGTCCAACTCGAACCTGAAGATCcacaagagcaacagcaagaGCAGCGTGGGAGCCAAGAGCACGGGATCCGGCAACACCATCACCAATGGCAGTGGATCGGGCAATGCGGGTCAGGCCAGGAATCGCGTCGATCGCATCAGGGG ACTTTACTATCAAAGCACGCATCCACACGAGGCCAACGGAGGTCCTGGAGCTGGAGGACATGCGCCCAAGAATGGATCCATACGGTCGGCCAGCACCATATCCTCTAGGGAGTGTGAGCGGAACAATGGTCTAGTTAG AATGATGAGCAGCATGAGCATGGGCGACTTCATCTCGCCCACTGGCTCCAATCTGAGTCCCTTGGAGAACTCGGCTCTGCGCGTGTCCCACGAGCACACGGACTCTGGACTGGGAGCTGATCAGGACTATGCCTACTCATCGGAAAG GTCCAGCGACAGCACTCGCTATGGCACCAACAAGTCCTCGGGCGCCTCGAGCGGATCGCACCGGAAGTCGGGGGGCAGTGCCGGCGGGAACTACAACAACCTGATGCAGCAGACC AGCGCAATT CCAAAGCCCGCCGACCATGCCCCTGCAGCAGGAGTAAACTGCTCCTCGAATCCGCCGCCCACTGCATTCTGCAAACTTTGgttgcagcaacagcagcagcagcagcagcagcaactgcagcagcatcagcatcaacagcagcagcagcagcagcaatcccagcagcagcaactctaCGAACAGCAGCAGGCTTGGCTCTAG
- the LOC120451565 gene encoding band 4.1-like protein 4A isoform X7 encodes MNCLCRPSRIMSVRINLLDETEFIHEIKDDLPGQALLDVVFARLNLIETSYFGIRYIDDEKQTHWLDPASRISRQLKPKSDPYDLYFGVKFYAADPCKLLEEITRYQLFLQVKQDVLQGRLPVAFELAAELGAFVVQSELGDYDQRRHSKGYVSEFRLLPNQSNELETRVSELHQQLKGMSPSSAELNYLDKVKWHDMYGVDLHPVLGEDSVEYFLGLTPSGIVVLRNKTTVAHYYWPRIAKVYYKGRYFMLRISDKNNELSTYGFETPRKSACKHLWRCCVEHHAFFRQVRVAPLPSSQSHAADLFQLGSRFRHSRPDKQTEKDALSAGRSPPAFTRTPSKRQPRRVIDDFFNSHSNGNGHGHGNGNGNGNGASGASGAGTLGGGSHMGNRPLPQPGMGTISNNYDSPYRSTYSIPTSLGIRPCHQQQNNNSSSYNNNSGGNLQTPDSPRSTRSAPWPRSQQRSLFGHNPSSPRSVRSASTAGGGLHHHHSHHSHGHGTSHHPHHQSSTAGATSSSSQHHRQQRASSSSASHQQQRYRSSSVESHSSNDSRSTRKHKHRHRRTSDNESELSRGSGRSGRSGRSHHRKHRRSHRHRRDSAGGSDHDSTRGRSYSGHRSSSMRSGSAELIDSTSQWREVQRRQAEASLGQSSVQQAAVSKSSMVARSLHSNDSHSDTHSHHKSRRHRKNKSPSESRSRMWNSELAKHLQFDLVDTEGMSEQQLREIPYTVVETTSKRSNSNLKIHKSNSKSSVGAKSTGSGNTITNGSGSGNAGQARNRVDRIRGLYYQSTHPHEANGGPGAGGHAPKNGSIRSASTISSRECERNNGLVRMMSSMSMGDFISPTGSNLSPLENSALRVSHEHTDSGLGADQDYAYSSERSSDSTRYGTNKSSGASSGSHRKSGGSAGGNYNNLMQQTSAIVSEMSTEL; translated from the exons GATGATTTGCCCGGCCAGGCTCTGCTGGATGTCGTCTTCGCCAGGCTCAATTTAATCGAGACCTCATACTTCGGCATACGTTACATAGACGACGAGAAGCAGACG CACTGGCTAGATCCTGCGTCGCGCATCTCCCGTCAACTGAAACCCAAGTCGGATCCCTATGACTTGTACTTCGGTGTGAAGTTCTACGCCGCCGATCCCTGCAAGCTGCTGGAGGAAATAACCAG GTATCAACTTTTCCTGCAAGTCAAACAGGATGTCCTGCAGGGACGACTGCCCGTGGCTTTTGAGCTGGCTGCCGAGCTGGGAGCCTTTGTGGTGCAGT CCGAACTTGGTGACTATGATCAGCGGCGCCATTCGAAGGGCTACGTGTCCGAGTTCCGGCTGCTCCCCAACCAGAGCAACGAGCTGGAAACCCGCGTCTCCGAGCTCCACCAGCAGCTCAAGGGAATGTCGCCCTCCAGTGCGGAGCTCAACTATCTGGACAAAGTCAAATGGCACGATATGTACGGCGTGGATTTGCATCCCGTTCTG GGCGAGGACAGCGTGGAGTACTTCCTGGGCCTGACTCCAAGCGGGATTGTCGTGCTGCGCAACAAGACGACGGTGGCTCATTACTATTGGCCGCGCATTGCCAAAGTTTATTATAAAGGACGCTATTTTATGCTCAGGATAAGcgataaaaat AACGAGCTGAGCACCTACGGATTCGAGACGCCTCGCAAGTCGGCCTGCAAGCACTTATGGCGCTGCTGCGTGGAGCACCATGCCTTCTTCAGGCAGGTGCGAGTGGCTCCTCTGCCCAGTTCGCAGTCGCATGCCGCCGATTTGTTCCAGCTGGGATCGCGCTTCAGGCACAG TCGCCCGGACAAGCAAACGGAGAAGGATGCACTTTCCGCCGGACGATCGCCGCCCGCCTTCACCCGTACTCCCTCGAAGCGCCAGCCGCGCCGCGTGATTGATGACTTTTTTAACAGCCACAGCAATGGaaatggccatggccatggcaatgggaatgggaatgggaacggAGCAAGTGGCGCAAGTGGAGCGGGCACATTAGGAGGCGGCAGCCACATGGGCAACAGGCCGCTGCCCCAGCCCGGAATGGGCACCATCTCCAA CAACTACGACAGCCCCTATCGCTCCACCTACAGCATACCCACCAGCTTGGGCATCAGACCctgccaccagcagcagaacAACAACTCCagcagctacaacaacaacagcggggGCAACCTGCAAACGCCCGACTCCCCGAGGAGCACGCGGAGTGCTCCCTGGCCCAGATCCCAGCAGCGATCCCTCTTCGGCCACAATCCGTCGAGTCCGCGTTCCGTGAGATCGGCGAGTACGGCCGGCGGCGGGCTGCACCACCATCACAGCCACCACAGCCACGGCCACGGCACCAGCCACCATCCGCACCACCAGTCCTCGACAGCGGGGGCCACCTCCTCGTCCTCGCAGCACCACCGACAGCAGCgggccagctcctcctccgcctcccatcagcagcagcgataCCGCTCCAGTTCCGTGGAGAGCCACTCCTCCAACGACTCGCGGTCCACGCGCAA GCACAAGCACCGTCATCGCCGCACCTCTGATAACGAAAGCGAGCTCTCAAGAGGATCAGGTCGCTCTGGAAGATCAGGACGCTCGCATCATCGCAAGCACCGCCGTTCGCACCGGCATCGAAGGGATTCAGCCGGAGGATCCGACCACGACAGCACCCGAGGACGCAGCTACTCCGGCCATCGCAGCTCCTCGATGAGGAGTGGAAGTGCTGAGCTCATCGACTCCACGTCGCAGTGGAGGGAAGTGCAACGTCGCCAGGCGGAGGCCAGCTTGGGCCAGAGTTCCGTGCAGCAGGCGGCTGTCTCCAAGAGCAGCATGGTGGCCAGGAGTCTCCACAGCAACGACAGCCACTCGGACACCCATTCGCACCACAAGTCCAGGAGGCATCGCAAGAACAA ATCCCCATCGGAATCGCGAAGCCGCATGTGGAACAGTGAGCTGGCGAAGCACCTGCAGTTCGACCTGGTGGACACGGAGGGCATGTCGGAGCAGCAGCTACGGGAGATTCCCTACACGGTGGTGGAGACCACCTCGAAGAGGTCCAACTCGAACCTGAAGATCcacaagagcaacagcaagaGCAGCGTGGGAGCCAAGAGCACGGGATCCGGCAACACCATCACCAATGGCAGTGGATCGGGCAATGCGGGTCAGGCCAGGAATCGCGTCGATCGCATCAGGGG ACTTTACTATCAAAGCACGCATCCACACGAGGCCAACGGAGGTCCTGGAGCTGGAGGACATGCGCCCAAGAATGGATCCATACGGTCGGCCAGCACCATATCCTCTAGGGAGTGTGAGCGGAACAATGGTCTAGTTAG AATGATGAGCAGCATGAGCATGGGCGACTTCATCTCGCCCACTGGCTCCAATCTGAGTCCCTTGGAGAACTCGGCTCTGCGCGTGTCCCACGAGCACACGGACTCTGGACTGGGAGCTGATCAGGACTATGCCTACTCATCGGAAAG GTCCAGCGACAGCACTCGCTATGGCACCAACAAGTCCTCGGGCGCCTCGAGCGGATCGCACCGGAAGTCGGGGGGCAGTGCCGGCGGGAACTACAACAACCTGATGCAGCAGACC AGCGCAATTGTAAGCGAAATGAGCACAGAGTTGTGA
- the LOC120451565 gene encoding hornerin isoform X5, with amino-acid sequence MNCLCRPSRIMSVRINLLDETEFIHEIKDDLPGQALLDVVFARLNLIETSYFGIRYIDDEKQTHWLDPASRISRQLKPKSDPYDLYFGVKFYAADPCKLLEEITRYQLFLQVKQDVLQGRLPVAFELAAELGAFVVQSELGDYDQRRHSKGYVSEFRLLPNQSNELETRVSELHQQLKGMSPSSAELNYLDKVKWHDMYGVDLHPVLGEDSVEYFLGLTPSGIVVLRNKTTVAHYYWPRIAKVYYKGRYFMLRISDKNNELSTYGFETPRKSACKHLWRCCVEHHAFFRQVRVAPLPSSQSHAADLFQLGSRFRHSRPDKQTEKDALSAGRSPPAFTRTPSKRQPRRVIDDFFNSHSNGNGHGHGNGNGNGNGASGASGAGTLGGGSHMGNRPLPQPGMGTISNNYDSPYRSTYSIPTSLGIRPCHQQQNNNSSSYNNNSGGNLQTPDSPRSTRSAPWPRSQQRSLFGHNPSSPRSVRSASTAGGGLHHHHSHHSHGHGTSHHPHHQSSTAGATSSSSQHHRQQRASSSSASHQQQRYRSSSVESHSSNDSRSTRKHKHRHRRTSDNESELSRGSGRSGRSGRSHHRKHRRSHRHRRDSAGGSDHDSTRGRSYSGHRSSSMRSGSAELIDSTSQWREVQRRQAEASLGQSSVQQAAVSKSSMVARSLHSNDSHSDTHSHHKSRRHRKNKSPSESRSRMWNSELAKHLQFDLVDTEGMSEQQLREIPYTVVETTSKRSNSNLKIHKSNSKSSVGAKSTGSGNTITNGSGSGNAGQARNRVDRIRGLYYQSTHPHEANGGPGAGGHAPKNGSIRSASTISSRECERNNGLVRMMSSMSMGDFISPTGSNLSPLENSALRVSHEHTDSGLGADQDYAYSSERSSDSTRYGTNKSSGASSGSHRKSGGSAGGNYNNLMQQTVSNQQQQQRSLFAQQQQRQQKSTYKYATSSPSSTNPGSCSGLAPVHNPGSSSTPSHSGPNPNSATNSNQQSPANRLLHYTTFENNQYKFSLNNALARSSKGVASGGGSISNLAGGNMVTSGGGVGGPASQGGSGGGGAFSRQRSFVEWPSNPASPYYYQGPSTHVAQVKRRDAKSDIGVPTRRLSGQSLTKTQLLTGGGNSQLANASCYPLHYASSNVSGAGYNRPLGQRSGGHGSSGAGFGLQPAKSDLFLSYIHGGEYERPYIYNYKMPQMPAGVGAGTGAGTGGGAGAVGSPKQQTTAYHISGSQTADPPPPPPPLYGGTAPANDVMYYQFDKGAAVAAGPPSTSTSSSSSPPIVQQPRQTGGPLVYLQHGQNPSVPEVQQSTSAIPKPADHAPAAGVNCSSNPPPTAFCKLWLQQQQQQQQQQLQQHQHQQQQQQQQSQQQQLYEQQQAWL; translated from the exons GATGATTTGCCCGGCCAGGCTCTGCTGGATGTCGTCTTCGCCAGGCTCAATTTAATCGAGACCTCATACTTCGGCATACGTTACATAGACGACGAGAAGCAGACG CACTGGCTAGATCCTGCGTCGCGCATCTCCCGTCAACTGAAACCCAAGTCGGATCCCTATGACTTGTACTTCGGTGTGAAGTTCTACGCCGCCGATCCCTGCAAGCTGCTGGAGGAAATAACCAG GTATCAACTTTTCCTGCAAGTCAAACAGGATGTCCTGCAGGGACGACTGCCCGTGGCTTTTGAGCTGGCTGCCGAGCTGGGAGCCTTTGTGGTGCAGT CCGAACTTGGTGACTATGATCAGCGGCGCCATTCGAAGGGCTACGTGTCCGAGTTCCGGCTGCTCCCCAACCAGAGCAACGAGCTGGAAACCCGCGTCTCCGAGCTCCACCAGCAGCTCAAGGGAATGTCGCCCTCCAGTGCGGAGCTCAACTATCTGGACAAAGTCAAATGGCACGATATGTACGGCGTGGATTTGCATCCCGTTCTG GGCGAGGACAGCGTGGAGTACTTCCTGGGCCTGACTCCAAGCGGGATTGTCGTGCTGCGCAACAAGACGACGGTGGCTCATTACTATTGGCCGCGCATTGCCAAAGTTTATTATAAAGGACGCTATTTTATGCTCAGGATAAGcgataaaaat AACGAGCTGAGCACCTACGGATTCGAGACGCCTCGCAAGTCGGCCTGCAAGCACTTATGGCGCTGCTGCGTGGAGCACCATGCCTTCTTCAGGCAGGTGCGAGTGGCTCCTCTGCCCAGTTCGCAGTCGCATGCCGCCGATTTGTTCCAGCTGGGATCGCGCTTCAGGCACAG TCGCCCGGACAAGCAAACGGAGAAGGATGCACTTTCCGCCGGACGATCGCCGCCCGCCTTCACCCGTACTCCCTCGAAGCGCCAGCCGCGCCGCGTGATTGATGACTTTTTTAACAGCCACAGCAATGGaaatggccatggccatggcaatgggaatgggaatgggaacggAGCAAGTGGCGCAAGTGGAGCGGGCACATTAGGAGGCGGCAGCCACATGGGCAACAGGCCGCTGCCCCAGCCCGGAATGGGCACCATCTCCAA CAACTACGACAGCCCCTATCGCTCCACCTACAGCATACCCACCAGCTTGGGCATCAGACCctgccaccagcagcagaacAACAACTCCagcagctacaacaacaacagcggggGCAACCTGCAAACGCCCGACTCCCCGAGGAGCACGCGGAGTGCTCCCTGGCCCAGATCCCAGCAGCGATCCCTCTTCGGCCACAATCCGTCGAGTCCGCGTTCCGTGAGATCGGCGAGTACGGCCGGCGGCGGGCTGCACCACCATCACAGCCACCACAGCCACGGCCACGGCACCAGCCACCATCCGCACCACCAGTCCTCGACAGCGGGGGCCACCTCCTCGTCCTCGCAGCACCACCGACAGCAGCgggccagctcctcctccgcctcccatcagcagcagcgataCCGCTCCAGTTCCGTGGAGAGCCACTCCTCCAACGACTCGCGGTCCACGCGCAA GCACAAGCACCGTCATCGCCGCACCTCTGATAACGAAAGCGAGCTCTCAAGAGGATCAGGTCGCTCTGGAAGATCAGGACGCTCGCATCATCGCAAGCACCGCCGTTCGCACCGGCATCGAAGGGATTCAGCCGGAGGATCCGACCACGACAGCACCCGAGGACGCAGCTACTCCGGCCATCGCAGCTCCTCGATGAGGAGTGGAAGTGCTGAGCTCATCGACTCCACGTCGCAGTGGAGGGAAGTGCAACGTCGCCAGGCGGAGGCCAGCTTGGGCCAGAGTTCCGTGCAGCAGGCGGCTGTCTCCAAGAGCAGCATGGTGGCCAGGAGTCTCCACAGCAACGACAGCCACTCGGACACCCATTCGCACCACAAGTCCAGGAGGCATCGCAAGAACAA ATCCCCATCGGAATCGCGAAGCCGCATGTGGAACAGTGAGCTGGCGAAGCACCTGCAGTTCGACCTGGTGGACACGGAGGGCATGTCGGAGCAGCAGCTACGGGAGATTCCCTACACGGTGGTGGAGACCACCTCGAAGAGGTCCAACTCGAACCTGAAGATCcacaagagcaacagcaagaGCAGCGTGGGAGCCAAGAGCACGGGATCCGGCAACACCATCACCAATGGCAGTGGATCGGGCAATGCGGGTCAGGCCAGGAATCGCGTCGATCGCATCAGGGG ACTTTACTATCAAAGCACGCATCCACACGAGGCCAACGGAGGTCCTGGAGCTGGAGGACATGCGCCCAAGAATGGATCCATACGGTCGGCCAGCACCATATCCTCTAGGGAGTGTGAGCGGAACAATGGTCTAGTTAG AATGATGAGCAGCATGAGCATGGGCGACTTCATCTCGCCCACTGGCTCCAATCTGAGTCCCTTGGAGAACTCGGCTCTGCGCGTGTCCCACGAGCACACGGACTCTGGACTGGGAGCTGATCAGGACTATGCCTACTCATCGGAAAG GTCCAGCGACAGCACTCGCTATGGCACCAACAAGTCCTCGGGCGCCTCGAGCGGATCGCACCGGAAGTCGGGGGGCAGTGCCGGCGGGAACTACAACAACCTGATGCAGCAGACCGTGAGtaaccagcagcagcagcagcgctcGCTGTtcgcgcagcagcagcagcggcagcagaagAGCACCTACAAATACGCCACCTCCTCGCCATCGTCCACTAACCCAGGGAGCTGCTCGGGTCTGGCGCCCGTCCACAACCCGGGCTCGAGTTCCACTCCCAGCCACTCCGGCCCAAACCCCAACAGCGCTACTAACTCTAATCAACAGTCGCCGGCCAATCGCCTGCTCCACTACACGACCTTCGAGAACAACCAGTACAAGTTCAGTCTGAACAATGCGCTGGCCAGGAGCTCCAAGGGCGTGGCGAGTGGCGGAGGCAGCATTAGCAATCTGGCCGGCGGCAATATGGTAACATCTGGTGGTGGTGTCGGTGGTCCAGCTTCTCAaggtggtagtggtggtggtggtgctttCAGCCGGCAGCGCAGCTTCGTGGAGTGGCCCAGCAATCCGGCGTCGCCCTACTATTACCAGGGTCCTTCCACGCACGTGGCGCAGGTGAAGCGCCGGGATGCCAAGTCGGATATCGGGGTGCCCACCAGGCGGCTCTCCGGACAGAGTCTGACCAAAACGCAACTGCTGACGGGCGGCGGCAACTCGCAGTTGGCCAATGCCAGCTGTTATCCATTGCACTATGCGAGCAGCAATGTTTCGGGCGCGGGCTACAATCGTCCCTTGGGTCAGAGATCGGGTGGCCATGGCTCCTCCGGCGCAGGCTTTGGCCTCCAGCCAGCCAAGTCCGACCTCTTCTTGTCCTACATCCACGGCGGGGAGTACGAGAGACCCTACATTTACAACTACAAGATGCCGCAGATGCCGGCAGGAGTTGGGGCAGGAACAGGAGCCGGGACAGGAGGTGGGGCAGGAGCAGTGGGCTCCCCCAAACAACAGACCACCGCTTACCACATTTCTGGGTCGCAGACCGCAGATCCGCCGCCACCCCCTCCCCCGCTGTACGGCGGCACGGCGCCCGCCAACGACGTCATGTACTATCAGTTTGACAAAGGAGCCGCCGTCGCTGCCGGACCTCCTTCCACGTCcacctcctcgtcctcgtcgcCGCCCATTGTCCAGCAGCCGCGACAAACGGGCGGTCCATTAGTGTATCTGCAACATGGCCAGAATCCATCTGTGCCCGAGGTGCAGCAGTCAACT AGCGCAATT CCAAAGCCCGCCGACCATGCCCCTGCAGCAGGAGTAAACTGCTCCTCGAATCCGCCGCCCACTGCATTCTGCAAACTTTGgttgcagcaacagcagcagcagcagcagcagcaactgcagcagcatcagcatcaacagcagcagcagcagcagcaatcccagcagcagcaactctaCGAACAGCAGCAGGCTTGGCTCTAG